In the bacterium genome, GATCGAGGAGTCCGAAGTCGTCGAGCCCCGACCCGGTGAGCCCAAGGGTGTGTATTCCGTTTCCGCCTACCAATTCTTTCCCGGACGCGAGCTGGAAGAAGGGCAGGGCGCATGAAGTCCCGCATCATGTACATCGAGAACAAGGCCGAGGGCCTGGCTGGCGGCACCGCACGAATCGGACGGGTCTCGTTCTCGAAGACGGGCAAGACGATCTACTACCGGGGCCACTCTTTCCGGAGCCTCAAGGGCGGCTACAAAGCGAACTACTTCGACACCGAGACGCTGGAGGGCTATTGGATTTCCGGTCCGCGCAAGGA is a window encoding:
- a CDS encoding 1-deoxy-D-xylulose-5-phosphate synthase, with the translated sequence MYIENKAEGLAGGTARIGRVSFSKTGKTIYYRGHSFRSLKGGYKANYFDTETLEGYWISGPRKDGEGRLYGERVPVEIDDDVREEYWREIRGLPEWTGERET